AATGCATTGTTGTTACTGAGACTTGATAATGAACGGGTTGGTTTTTATTACTGTTTTGAACGGCTGGCCACAAGAGGGATAGAAAAAAATCACCCATTCTAGGTATTGTTAGGGTTAAGCAGGAgtcccttttgtttcttccatGTTTTCTGACATTTGCGTCTCTTCTCAGGAGATGCTGACTTTTAACCCACACAAGCGAATCTCTGCCTTCCGAGCCCTGCAGCACTCTTATCTACACAAGGCAGAAGGTGACGCAGAGTGAGCAACAGAATGGCTGGAACAGAACCAAGGCGAGAGACACAAATTTCCCTTCTTTTGAACACTTGAGTGGAGAGCCCCACCACTGAGAAGGCAACCTCTGCCTTCACCTCTGAAGCTGTGGAGACGACTCCTCCAACTTTTTACAGACAATATTTTACTGCCTTAACAATATTCCCCTCCCACCCTTCTTTTTGAGGCTTATCCTTATCCTGTGTCCTTACACCAAGAGATATGTCCCTTGTTCTCCCCTTCTTTATACCTTTATATTGGGATCCTTTTTTATACaggacaaacaaaacaaagaaatatggtctttttttttttaaatatttcttcctcTGATTGGCTTTACTGTTTGGGAATTTGGAAAAAACCATTTGGAAGATGGAACTTCCTTGCAGATTCTCTTTAGATCACAGGGTCAGTGGAGCCCCTCTACTAACAAGGGAAGGAAAGGCATTTACATGGCTTCTTTGATTATAGAGtttaaatggtttttatttttatatttattgaaccTCCCCAAACCAGGTCCTCCTTATTACAAGAGTTCTTGGTAGTTTTCTCTCGGGATCTGTCCCTGATTTACCCTTGGAGCAAAGATGTGTTGAGGTGGTCCAGCATAtggaagggagaagaggggaaaCAGCCAGGAATGACTCCAACCGCCATCCCATCTCATGTAATCCTGGAAACTTCCCATATCCActtagggagagaggaaggaagaagggtttttctttattccttataATCTTTCTCCTAGCAAAACATATCAAGGCATAAAGCCTAACTGTTCAGTCATCTTTAGGGAACATGGCAAAGGccctttcctttttctcaaaaAGGGCTACAGACCCCAAGTTTTCCCTAAGGGGAAGAAAAAGCTTAGGGAGAGCAGACAGCAGGAAAGATGTCAGAAGGATCCAGAGTCTCATAGAAAGGCACTGGGGTTGGCTCGAGGATCCTTCTGATTCCGAAATCTCATCGCTAGCCAAACACCAAGGATCTgtagaagcaaagagaaaagaggTAAACACGAACTATGAATTTCTGGGGCTAAGACTTGGAGGTGTACAAAAGGGATATAAGGGAACTACAGAATGTTACCTCTGTGAAGCTAAAGAAGAGTCCAACACCCCCCAGGATTTTCAGGGCTTCATCTGAATGCTTAAGAAACTTTTCTCCACACATCTGACATGTGGGGCTCCGGCTCTTGCAAACCTGAGCAAAaaaacacacatatgcatatttgGAGGATGCAGAGTTGCTACGGTGCTCTATCGTAACTGTGGTGAATGACCCTAGGAATTATCTTCCAGTTCCTGATTAGTATCCTATAGACTGGACGCTCACTTGTCTAATTCTCTAGAATCTGTATCCATCCCCCAACCCCTACCAGCACACAGCCCCAGTACAAGTGAGCTGCTAGAGACAGGCAATCACATTAAGCTCAAATCTGCCAATTTGAGCATCGGCCTTAGCCAGTTTTCTATCACACAAAccaccgccaccccccaccccctcccatgcCAGCTCACTGCAGTGCAGAAAGCATAATCTTGTTGATCCAGGGTTGTAAGGTTGAACAAGCCACAGCAATCAAAACTTCTTTCCAGTTCATCCCGGGTATTGTTGCTCATGACCCACCAAGAAGCATTGATGACATCTGTCTGGAGGATATAGGCAGAAGGAAATAATTTGATGCTGCTAATCTTGAGAATCCCATAACATTTTGATCCTAGCTCCAGTGTTTCAATTTCCCTTTTTAAGCAAAAAGTTAACGTCCTTGAAAAGCAAAGGTGCAGACACAATAACTACCCACTTCTGGATGGTCCTCACGGTCAGTTAGCCAGACATCCCAAAGGAAGCAAATAGCTCTGGAAGTAGTGGGTCTAAGAATGATCTTTGGGGCCAGACTGAGAGTAAGGAGTCAAGAGGTTAGAGGGTAGGGGAAAAAGTACTTGAAAGGGCACCTTCTTACCTGTTTGCTTAGGTTAATAGCCAGACATGAGCAAGAGATTCCAAACTGGAAGATGAAGACCAAACCAAGGATGATCATGTACTGAGAGGAAgagttatggaaaaaaaaaaaaagtcctagatTCCTTTATGTTCCACTTATAGTAATGATCTGATCCAGTCGAAGAACTTACACAATTATGTCAGTTGAAAACAAAATCATTGGCTTTTGTTTCATAGAGTATGGTATAAGGGAGGGTAAGGAGACATATCCCCCAAACACCGGAGGTCTCCTACCCTCCCCAGTGCCCCAATCACTTCAGGTCAGGATACAAAGAAAAGCAGTACTTGGTGGTGGTTGACAGCACCTACCAGCCCAGCGACCGCGATGAGAAGAAGGAAGACTCCCACTGCAATAACTCCTCCGATGATATGGATGCTGGACACCAGACCCAGGCCCTTAGCCCATGCAGCCACTCCAATGAGCAACAAGCCTACCAGCTATGGAAAACAGGATATATCTCAAAAGAATTCCGGTGTGTATCACAGCCAAAGGCCAAGGTGAGAGAGGTGGCTGGACAATAAAGAACTGAGTTTTGCGTGAGTGAGTGAGAGGTGCTACTACCAGGACAGGGACCATCCCTGGGCACTCCTCCCATCAGAGGTCAGAATGGCTGGAATAGGGTTGAGAGGCGGCAGGGGGCGTAAAGTctaagaatataaaatagaacaTTTAGCTTCATCCATCACTTCCATTTGGGAGAAGCCTAAATTCAGAAGAGGGAGGGCTGGGCCTTTATCCCCACGATGAGCCTTCACTTcatcactccccaccccccacccctagaTAAACCCTCTGGTCACCGGAAGTCTCCCCTCTTCCCACGGAAGTCCCTAGGAATTCCCTCTTCGCCGGAAGTTCCCGGGAATCTTCCCGGAACCCCTAGTACATCCCTCTCCCCATCCGAAGTCCCTTAGACATTCTCTCCACTGGCCTTTCCGCCCTGGAGCTTCCCGCGACCTCCAAAACCTCACCATGTAGACCACGTTGAGCGCGCAGAGCGCATTCTTGGAGCAGGCAAAGCCTCCGCAAACCATC
This region of Ovis canadensis isolate MfBH-ARS-UI-01 breed Bighorn chromosome 3, ARS-UI_OviCan_v2, whole genome shotgun sequence genomic DNA includes:
- the TSPAN31 gene encoding tetraspanin-31 isoform X1, producing MVCGGFACSKNALCALNVVYMLVGLLLIGVAAWAKGLGLVSSIHIIGGVIAVGVFLLLIAVAGLVGAVNHHQVLLFFYMIILGLVFIFQFGISCSCLAINLSKQTDVINASWWVMSNNTRDELERSFDCCGLFNLTTLDQQDYAFCTAVCKSRSPTCQMCGEKFLKHSDEALKILGGVGLFFSFTEILGVWLAMRFRNQKDPRANPSAFL
- the TSPAN31 gene encoding tetraspanin-31 isoform X2, which translates into the protein MVCGGFACSKNALCALNVVYMLVGLLLIGVAAWAKGLGLVSSIHIIGGVIAVGVFLLLIAVAGLYMIILGLVFIFQFGISCSCLAINLSKQTDVINASWWVMSNNTRDELERSFDCCGLFNLTTLDQQDYAFCTAVCKSRSPTCQMCGEKFLKHSDEALKILGGVGLFFSFTEILGVWLAMRFRNQKDPRANPSAFL